In Candida orthopsilosis Co 90-125, chromosome 4 draft sequence, a single genomic region encodes these proteins:
- a CDS encoding Cht3 major chitinase, translated as MLSLLYFISILATTVFAFDPTSNSNVAVYWGQNSGGNQQRLSYYCDSDAVDIVILSFMHVFPNPVQLNFANACEGTYTANGILKCDNIAADIQSCQAKGKIVLLSLGGASGAYGFTSDDQAKEFAHTAWDLFGNSDTLSASERPFGSAILDGFDFDIENHINTGYAAMANELREIFATDSSKRYYLGAAPQCPYPDASVGNLLQESVIDFVFIQFYNNYCNLGTSWFNWDTWLDYAENTSPNSNVKLFVGVPGSIRAAGSGYNPPELIEDYLTSDILSSQYFGGISMWDVSAAWDNTDSNGNFVENMKRLVGSDFQAAAVSSSDSTTTTTTTTVTTTSTTYTSGTTTTTTTSTTSSPSSPSSPSSSSSSSSSSSSNSPSSSSSSSSSSSSNSPSSSSSSSSSSSAGSSSQLISSIHNADLTPTDSTTSISLQSDTNTQEGSILETSTDTQQSTTLGQSSSSLATQTSPSSSTTQDATTTSNLFTSFVFAPTTMTTVATFYNIITTRTNLQTIYGPPPTTAI; from the coding sequence ATGTTGAGTTTATTATACTTTATTTCAATTCTCGCGACAACTGTGTTTGCATTCGATCCAACAAGCAACTCCAATGTAGCTGTGTATTGGGGCCAAAATTCCGGCGGGAATCAACAACGATTGTCCTACTATTGTGATTCCGATGCGGTTGATATTGTCATTTTATCATTTATGCATGTGTTTCCCAACCctgttcaattgaatttcgCCAATGCTTGTGAAGGTACTTATACCGCCAATggtattttgaaatgtgaTAATATTGCTGCTGATattcaatcttgtcaaGCCAAGGGGAAAATCGTCTTGCTTTCCTTGGGTGGTGCTTCTGGTGCTTATGGTTTTACTTCTGATGATCAAGCTAAAGAATTTGCACATACAGCATGGGATTTGTTTGGTAACTCCGACACTTTATCAGCATCGGAAAGACCATTTGGCAGTGCCATTCTTGATgggtttgattttgatattgaaaatcatATCAATACTGGTTATGCTGCCATGGCTAATGAGTTGAGAgaaatttttgcaactgatTCATCCAAGAGGTATTATCTTGGTGCTGCTCCTCAATGTCCTTATCCTGATGCATCTGTTGGTAACTTGTTACAAGAAAGTGTTATTGATTTCgtttttattcaattttacaacaattatTGTAATTTAGGAACAAGTTGGTTCAATTGGGACACTTGGTTGGATTATGCTGAAAATACTAGCCCTAATTCAAATGTGAAATTATTCGTTGGGGTTCCGGGATCAATTAGAGCTGCTGGTTCAGGTTATAACCCACCAGAATTGATTGAGGATTATTTGACTAGTGATATCTTGTCAAGTCAATATTTTGGAGGCATTTCAATGTGGGATGTTTCGGCAGCTTGGGATAACACTGATTCAAATGGtaactttgttgaaaacatGAAACGATTAGTTGGAAGTGATTTCCAAGCAGCTGCAGTTTCATCGTCAGATAGTACGActacaaccacaacaaccacGGTTACCACCACTTCAACGACATACACTAGCGgcaccacaaccacaaccacaacctCAACCACAAGTTCACCTAGTTCACCTAGTTCACCTAGTTCATCCAGTTCATCTAGTTCATCCAGTTCGTCTAACTCACCAAGCTCATCCAGTTCATCTAGTTCATCCAGTTCATCTAACTCACCAAGCTCATCCAGTTCATCCAGTTCATCCAGCTCAGCTGGTTCGTCCTCACAACTTATTTCTTCCATACACAATGCTGATCTCACACCCACCGATTCCACGACATCAATCTCTTTACAGTCTGACACCAATACCCAAGAAGGTTCAATCTTAGAAACTTCAACTGATACCCAACAAAGCACAACGCTTGGtcaatcttcatcatcattagcAACACAGACATCTCCTTCCTCATCAACCACACAAGATGCCACAACTACATCCAATTTGTTCACTTCGTTTGTTTTTGCACCTACTACAATGACCACCGTTGCTACTTTTTACAATATCATCACCACGAGAACTAATCTTCAAACGATATATGGCCCTCCACCAACTACTGCAATTTAG
- a CDS encoding Rrg7 protein (S. cerevisiae homolog RRG7 localizes to mitochondrion) — protein sequence MRYQLLSRRYSSTPLLEDVGQYLKHCKLKEVNTNSTVFRGTLYEFHVKHLLETKLHAKNMIRCGGSNDNGIDIIGQWDLSSFYLKSLTMNSMGQKFHNSSLLNHLPGSSSKRPISLSNDIQLVVQCKNTKKKLGAADVRQLSGILEYHKFHKKKTFMMMVSPHPLTTQGISQLNKSSYPMINLVVSPLRNKIDSYDYDNWEGGGLLSAYLNLTSTKVLNGLKMEQQLLQLTT from the coding sequence ATGAGGTATCAACTATTGCTGAGAAGGTACAGTTCAACTCCATTACTTGAAGATGTGGGTCAGTATTTAAAACATTGCAAGCTAAAGGAAGTCAATACCAACTCAACCGTTTTTCGTGGGACATTATATGAATTTCATGTCAAGCATTTACTTGAAACTAAATTACATGCAAAAAATATGATTCGATGTGGTGGATCGAATGATAATGGAATAGATATTATCGGACAATGGGACCTTTCTTCGTTTTACCTAAAATCATTGACGATGAATAGCATGGGTCAGAAATTCCACAACTCTTCACTACTTAATCATCTTCCTGGATCTTCTTCCAAACGACCCATTTCATTACTGAATGATATACAATTAGTGGTTCAGTGCAAGAATACTAAAAAGAAGTTAGGAGCAGCTGATGTACGACAATTGTCAGGAATATTAGAGTACCACAAATTccacaagaaaaagacgtttatgatgatggtgaGTCCTCATCCACTTACAACACAAGGCATCTCgcaattgaacaagtcGTCATATCCAATGATAAATCTAGTTGTGTCGCCAttaagaaacaaaattgacaGCTACGATTATGATAATTGGGAAGGCGGGGGTTTATTATCAGCTTATTTGAATCTCACCTCAACGAAAGTACTAAATGGGTTAAAAATGGAACAACAGTTACTACAATTGACAACCTAA